A segment of the Lycium ferocissimum isolate CSIRO_LF1 chromosome 5, AGI_CSIRO_Lferr_CH_V1, whole genome shotgun sequence genome:
CATGTGACATCAACTCGAGCGCATTATCAGCATTTGCAGACATAACATAGTTACTCCTAAACAGTTATAAAGCTACAGTCCCACAGGAATGTCAAATATAAGTTCTCCTACATAATGGCAAGACAATCAGGTCTGCCATTTGAATTATGAAATTGTTCCTAATCCTCTCCCAAAAGACAGGAAAATTAAACAGATGAAAGGATGGAAATTTATTATTTCTAGCTCATGTCCATGCCATCTCCAACTTGACTGCATATGGGACTAACAGCAGTGAAAGATCTCTCAAATGGTGATGGGTGGAAATGTGCATCCCTTCTGCGCTTAAAGGCGCAGCTATCAGAAGGGGAACTATCAGCATCAAACTTCCTTCGCACACCTTTCACAGCCTGCACTTCCACTTGAGTTAAAGGGAAAATCTGTTTGCTAACTCTGCAAAGAGAGTTATGGTTATCATACAATATTCGCTGGTTACAGTTTTTGTCGCAAATGTGTGTCAGCCCAGTTAGACGGCAGCGGTACATGTTCCCACACACATGTTCATTTTGACATTTCCAATCACACTTGTGAACAGGGTTTGGGCCATCTTGGCCAAGAATAGTTGACAGATATATAACATTTGTAGGCACTGCTACCATAGATTTTCCAAGTACCTCCATTGTTCAGTTAATCAGAAAACTTGACTTTGAGAAGATATCCACACCCCACTCGCCTTGCCCCGGATGCTCTGCAGACTCGACAAACAAGATCCGTCAAGACTGGTGGGAGAACTATGGAATATAATTGTTTGTTTCAAAGGACTATAACCATCTTAAATCTTTTCCTATGGAAACTGAAAAGGCATTATTCAGGTAACTAAACAGACCTCAGtaaaaaagaacataaaatcaaATATCTTAGCTTAAAATACTCGAGCAATTGCTAGAGGAGATTCAAATTTAGCTGGAGTTGTCCACCAGAAGGGTCTTAGAACTTCACAGGGAAAAGAAaaggcatgtatatatgtaaagtCAACAGCACCAGGAAATTGACCATAACTGGCCAGTGGCCACAATACAGGCCATCGATTCAAAAGATATCATCTTACCTATGTTAATTTGAACATCCAGAGTAAATCTAATTACAGTGTTATGTTATCACTAAGCGTAATATTGTTTATTTACACATGTTTTACAAAACAGTTTCTTTATCCGGTTAGGTATATTATAAAATCCTTTCTCCACCTACAAATTTCCGACGATAAATATCTAACTTGCACCTAAAATAAAGATCTTGTACAAAATTAACCATTAACTGGCCACTAATAAAGGCGTATGGTTCAAAAGGTATCATCTTAGCTCTGTTAATTTACACATCTAATTACAGTGTTATGTTATCACTACGTGTAATATTGTTTATTACACGTTGTTTTACAAAACAATTTCTTTATCCGGTTAGGTATCTTACAAAATCCTTTCTCCACCTACAATTTTCCAATGAATATCTAACTTACACCTAAAATAAAGATCTGGTACAAAATTGACCAAACAAGGCACAAATCAACAGTAAAAAAGTTCCAAATTCAGCTATAGCGTACAGATTTTCCTCTCCCACAATCATTTATGAGAGCATTATAACCAAATCTGAAGAACTACAGCAGAATTATCGAAAGAAAGAGATAAAAATCATAACGACCTAATTCTAAAGCAAAATCATACAGTAATACAACAGAATATTTAAgacaaaacagaaaaaaaaaaaaacttacactGAAACTCTAAATATTACACATCTAGAGTAGATCTAATTAAAGTGTTATGTTATCTCTAAATATTGTAATTGTTTATATACACGTGCTTTACAAACAGTTTCTTTATCAAGTTAGATATATTACAAAATCCTCTCTCCACCAACAAATTCCAGACAATAAATATCtaacaccaaaaataaagaTCCTGTACAAAATTGACCTAACAAGGCGTAAATGAACAGCAAAAAATTCCAATTTACAATTTACATATCTAGAGTAAAGTTAATTACAGTGTTATGTTATCACTAAGTGTAATTTTGTTTATTTACACGTGTTTTGCTAAACAGTTTCTTTATCCGGTTAGGTATATTACAAATTTCACGATAAATATCTAAATTGCACCTAAAATAAAGATCTTGCCCAAAATTGACAAACAAGGGGTAAAtcaacagtaaaaaaaaattccaatttcaGCTATAGCGGTACAGATTTTCCTCTCCACAAGCATTAACCAAATCTAACGAGGAATATCTAAGAACTACAAcataattatcaaaaaaaagagataaaaatcACAACTACCTAATTCTCAGGCAAAATCATACACTATTTAAGACAAAACCAAAattagaaagggaaaaaaaaaaacttacgaAATGAAGACCACCTTCgaaagctctctctctctcacttaCTCACTCACTTTCTCTCTCTGTGACTTTTTCAGAGCTATGCCTATACTGAAGCAAAGAAATGGGAAGAGTATGAATTGCTAtttatagagaaaaaaaattggagacaCGGATAAGGCGTTTGATCCGATTCTCATGTGGACGTTGGACGTAAATGTAAATTCACATGAAATTCATCTTAAATGCaaatttaattttgtccttTTCTTCAATTATATCTAGAGACTGTTACTGTTAATTGACCAGTACGATGTCGTATTGGTCCTATTACAATTACGTCTGTAACGGGACGTGCATCTTCCGTCACCTGCCCCTTGCTTTTTTGGATCttctctaaattttatttatttatttttttgtcaaggTCGTCGTTTGTAACGTTAAAGTAGacttccaaaaaataaaaagaaaaagtagacTTCATAGACGTACCAGCATTTGACACGTGTTGGATACAATGCTGTGTTTGGAAACGAGGCCTTCGTCTTACTTGTTCACCAACAACCCGTTTTTGTCGGGCATATAGTTGGATCCGAATATTGGGCTTCTGTCCACCATTTTATGGCCCAATTCTAATTTTGCCTTATCCACATTATTCATGGGGAAGCTAGTTTTTACCGCGACATTTAAGTAACAACTATTTTTAAATGTCTTTTATATTCGGAGTCAATATAGGTAAATTTCAGAAAACTAGTGTCATGTTTTTGTcctgttcattttttttttttgcgccgATTGTCAATCTTttgaggtggtctttaattttatccCAAAATTTTTGTCGGGTATTTAATATTTGTCCACCATTTTATGGCTAAAAAAATTTTGCCTTATCCAAAATATCCATGAGATTATGGGTTTCAAGTAACAActattcaattaaaaaaaaaaaaaaacttgcaaggctagatttttttttttttttttagccgaTTGTCAATCTTTTGAGGTTCATTTTTatgcggcagactttgccttacaAAGTTtgtcttacaaaaaaaaaaaatcgcaaagtTTGTCTTCCCAGAGATAGCTTCTATGTAAAGCTTTGTCGCAAAGTTTGCTTCCCATAGGTAACTtcgcccgaataggcataggCATAGGTTTCCTATTCCTCGCgaaaatattactattattttttacTCTACTGAgtttcgaacccaaaacctcggaCTAATTTCCGCCACCTTTTtaagtgaaggacaaaaattaaagaccaatgaattgaggggcaaaaatcaaagaccagTCTGTATGAAGggtaatcgtgcaaattgccctgtCGTGTTCATAGGTGGATTTGAGTTTTGGGCTTCTACCCGCCATTTTATGGCCCAATTCTAATTGTGCGTCATCGATATTAATTTGAATTTCGCGTGGAAACTAGTTTTTACAGCGTCATTGAAGGtggaattatttttaattttttttatagtcGTAGTCAATATAGGCAAATTTCAGGAAACTAATGTCCTGCTTTTATCATGCTTATAGGTGGATACGAGTATTGAGCTtctacaccccccccccccccaccccacaatATTTTATGGCCCAATTCTAATTGTGCCTCATCGATATTAATTTGAATTTCGCGGGGAAGCCAGTTTTTATGACATCATTGAAGacgcacttttttttttctttttctgatagTTGTAGTCGATATAGACAATTTCAAAAAGGTAATGTCCTGTGTTTTGTCGTGCTTATAGGTGGATACGAGTATTGGGCTTCTACACACCATTTTATGGCGCAATTCTAATTGTGCCTCattgatattaatttgaaatttgcgGGGGCCTAGTTTTTACGGCCATTGAagatgtaattattttttaattcttttatatTCGCGAGGCAGCTAGTTTTTACGGCTTCTTCTTCTACTACTTAGTTGCTATACGATACTATTTACAATTTGTTTATGAAATGAGAAATGGATAATATTATTAAGCGCGTATAtatccaaaaaaagaaaaaggcgcCTATTAATTATGTGAAATGAGAAATGGATAATTTTCATACTTCttaatcggaaaaaaaaaatatatacttaaatTGGTTAGGTTTTACTCTATATGAAAAGGAATTCCTCCTTTCCTCGAGTATTTTTTGCGTGTTCGCTTTTGAATTGTTCCAAAAATATGCTCTATCCTGCCTTTTTctgattttattcttaatttatattattttataaaagtaaaaatttatcTGCAATGAATAtttataccaaattaataatgAATGATATGTACTGAAAATTACATAACTATTATTTCACCGTGATTAATTAATGTATAATTTTTCTCTATTACATTActtaatcatggtaaattaaattaataaatataaaatgttCAGTGTAAATAAGTATGTAGCACTATTTTACAATCAAGTTAAAACACATCCAATGGAGTTTCTCGATGAATATTACTACTGTACACTATTATATCTTTTACGTTAACACTTGTATAAAATAGTAGTGGAGTAAAATGCAGCTCGAGTGCAAAGGCGGGGATCGGAAGTTGTATAAACTCGCCAAGACGAGAGAGAGGAAGTCTCGTGACCTGGACCAAGTaaagtgcatcaaggacgagaATGGCGAAGTGTTGGTAAGAGACGCACACATTAGACGAAGATAGCAAATGTACTTCCGTAAGCTCTTGAACGAAGAAGGGGATAGAGATATCATGTTGGGGGAGTTAGAGCATTCCGAGAGTCGTAGAGACTTTGGGTATTGTAGGTGCATAAAGGCGACAGAGGTTAAGGAGGATGTCCGTAAGATGAGAAGGGGAAGAGCGATCGGGCCAGATGAGATCCCGGTAGACTTTTGGAAGAGCGCCGGGGAGGCAGGTATGGCGTAGCTGACTAGGTTATTTAATGTCATATTTAGGACGGCTAAGATGCTAGAGGATTGAAGGTGGAGTACAATGGTCCcgttgtacaagaacaagggcgatATTCAGAGTTGCAATAATTATATGGGTATCAAGTTGctaagccacactatgaaaATGTGGGAGCGGGTGATCAAGACAAAGATGAGGAGGGAAGTATCGGTATCCGAGAACCAGTTTGGATGCATGCCAGGGCGCTCAACTACAAAAGTTATTCATTTTGTTAGGAGATTGATGGAGCAGTATAGCTATAGGGACAAAAAGACTGACTTATACATGGTGTTCATTGATCTGGATAAAGCATATGATAAACTTTCTTGGGAGATCCTCTGGAGATGGTTGGAGTCTAGAGGTGTGCCTGTTGCCTACATCAGGGAAATTAAGAACATGTATGAGGGTGTCAAAAACTCGAGTTAGGACAGTGGGAGGGGGTTCAGAACACTTTTTGATCGTGATGGGGTTGCACCAGGTATCGGTCTTTTAACCCATTTCTATTTGCCTTAGTGATGGACGAATTGACGCGACATATTCAGGGGAGGTGTCGTGGTGTATGTTATTTTTGCAGATGATATAGTTTTGATTGACAAGACGCGTAGTGGAGTTAACGATATACTGGAAGTTTGGAGAACGATCTTAGAATCGAAAGGTTTCAAGTTAAGCAGGACTAAAACGGAGTACATGGAGTACAATTTCAGTGATGTGATGCAAGAGATAGATGTGGAAGTGAAGATCGAGGCACAAGCTATACCCAGAAG
Coding sequences within it:
- the LOC132056302 gene encoding uncharacterized protein LOC132056302 gives rise to the protein MEVLGKSMVAVPTNVIYLSTILGQDGPNPVHKCDWKCQNEHVCGNMYRCRLTGLTHICDKNCNQRILYDNHNSLCRVSKQIFPLTQVEVQAVKGVRRKFDADSSPSDSCAFKRRRDAHFHPSPFERSFTAVSPICSQVGDGMDMS